From the genome of Bradyrhizobium elkanii USDA 76, one region includes:
- a CDS encoding UPF0149 family protein, which yields MSRRRHSSSSSSSMAAAAMPLDELEPWLQARAAQHPIATSLPMLDGYVAAIVAGPVSISPPDWICPLLAIDADAFNHGGTPEFAAISAVALRHNDISNVLSTAPHRFAPTHARKPNGDVDARPWCQGFHAAMRLRLSAWTPLLDIRNINHGLLLPILLHCVDDQGRPLLGPPRKGRETEEFLRNAHTDIPDVVEAMRQYWMPTRYARAR from the coding sequence ATGAGCCGGCGCCGCCATTCATCATCATCTTCATCATCGATGGCGGCAGCCGCGATGCCGCTCGACGAACTTGAGCCTTGGCTGCAGGCTCGCGCCGCGCAGCATCCCATCGCCACGAGTCTTCCTATGCTCGACGGCTATGTCGCCGCGATCGTGGCCGGGCCGGTGTCGATAAGTCCGCCCGACTGGATCTGTCCGTTACTCGCCATCGACGCCGATGCGTTCAACCATGGCGGCACGCCTGAGTTCGCTGCGATTTCGGCCGTCGCGCTGCGCCACAACGACATTAGTAACGTTCTTTCCACCGCGCCACATCGGTTCGCGCCCACCCATGCCCGCAAGCCGAATGGCGACGTTGATGCGCGGCCGTGGTGCCAGGGATTCCATGCCGCCATGCGGCTGAGACTATCGGCATGGACCCCGCTGCTCGACATCCGCAACATAAACCACGGCTTGCTCCTGCCCATCCTGCTGCATTGCGTCGACGATCAGGGGCGTCCACTGCTTGGACCACCAAGGAAAGGCCGCGAGACCGAGGAATTCCTGCGCAACGCCCATACCGACATTCCGGACGTCGTCGAGGCCATGCGCCAGTACTGGATGCCGACCCGCTACGCTCGCGCGCGCTGA
- a CDS encoding MFS transporter, which translates to MTRKKPEAVLVPADERLTGRAVLGATIGNILEFYDFGTYSFFAIQIGQTFFPASDPFASLMLSLATFGAGFVTRPIGAIVLGSYSDRAGRRPAMTASFAMMSAAVLLLAVTPSYETIGIAAPLLVIFARLVQGFALGGEVGPTTAYLMETAPAERRGLAVSFQPASQQIAATAGALVGEILSLTMTSEALSAYGWRIALLLGAATLPFGLWLRSALPETLHRPDTPAPGVQPVSRQPAARRIMSLGFVILASCTIITYVTGYMTTYALNTLQVSAPLAFGATLICNTVGIAAALLGGWLADRAGRRHIMIWPQIAALLMTYPVFFWISESRSALALLGGLGALTMIGTIPYSAFYVSMAEGLPKNIRGGAFATTYAFAIAIFGGTAQPIVTWLIHLTGSALAPAWYMLVASAAGLCAMLLIPETAPLKIRSAALR; encoded by the coding sequence ATGACTCGAAAGAAGCCGGAGGCGGTCCTTGTTCCGGCAGACGAACGCTTGACCGGCCGCGCCGTGTTGGGCGCAACCATCGGCAATATTCTCGAATTCTACGACTTTGGGACCTATAGCTTTTTCGCTATCCAGATCGGTCAGACGTTCTTCCCGGCAAGCGACCCGTTCGCCAGCCTCATGCTGTCGCTCGCAACCTTCGGCGCTGGTTTTGTGACCAGACCGATCGGGGCCATCGTGCTCGGCTCGTACTCGGATCGAGCCGGCCGCCGACCCGCCATGACCGCGAGCTTTGCAATGATGAGCGCCGCAGTCCTTTTGTTGGCGGTGACGCCTTCGTACGAGACAATAGGAATTGCCGCGCCGCTACTGGTGATTTTCGCACGTTTGGTGCAGGGCTTCGCACTGGGCGGTGAAGTTGGTCCGACGACTGCCTATTTGATGGAAACGGCCCCGGCCGAACGGCGCGGTCTTGCTGTTTCGTTCCAGCCTGCCAGCCAACAGATTGCCGCGACGGCCGGAGCGCTTGTGGGAGAAATACTCTCCCTGACCATGACAAGCGAGGCGCTCAGTGCTTACGGATGGCGGATCGCGCTTTTGCTCGGCGCCGCTACGCTGCCGTTCGGACTCTGGTTGCGGAGCGCCCTGCCCGAAACGTTGCATCGCCCCGACACGCCGGCTCCCGGCGTTCAGCCTGTAAGCAGGCAGCCTGCCGCTCGCCGCATCATGAGTCTGGGATTTGTCATTTTGGCCAGCTGCACGATCATCACTTACGTCACGGGATATATGACCACCTATGCGCTGAACACCTTGCAGGTTTCCGCGCCTCTCGCCTTTGGCGCCACACTCATCTGCAATACGGTAGGAATTGCCGCCGCACTGCTGGGCGGCTGGCTCGCAGACCGCGCGGGCCGCCGGCACATCATGATTTGGCCGCAGATCGCGGCGTTGCTGATGACCTATCCAGTGTTCTTCTGGATCTCGGAGAGCCGCAGTGCTCTCGCACTTCTCGGAGGCCTCGGCGCGCTCACCATGATCGGAACGATTCCGTATAGCGCCTTCTATGTGAGCATGGCCGAAGGTTTGCCCAAGAACATTCGTGGCGGCGCCTTCGCGACGACCTACGCCTTCGCCATTGCGATCTTCGGAGGTACAGCCCAACCCATCGTCACCTGGCTGATCCACCTGACCGGGAGCGCGCTGGCGCCGGCCTGGTACATGCTTGTCGCGAGCGCGGCCGGGCTCTGTGCCATGCTCTTGATTCCTGAGACTGCGCCGCTCAAGATTCGGAGCGCTGCGCTCAGGTAA
- a CDS encoding S10 family peptidase, with amino-acid sequence MQLIALYRTSLALILFACGVIGSAQADDPQRPAQVTMRSGQKSGAGQTSMPSAAEPHRLPPDSSTGHTLELPGRTLAFVATAGSIRLFDDKGEPQADIVYTSYQLDGTDRGMRPVTFFFNGGPGSSSAWLQLGNAGPWRLPINADEVTPSTFPEARPNAETWLDFTDLVFLDPVGTGYSRFVGTSDDARKRFFSVEGDVNSLALVVRRWLEKHDRLLSPKYIVGESYGGIRGPKVVHQLQMRQGIGVKGLIMVSPRFDSSQFAHTSLLQYVARLPSYVATLREAEGPVKRADLADVEAYARGEYLVDLIKGQADKEATMRLADKAAALTGIDQAVSRRLAGRLDLAEFRREFDRKNGKLIGNYDASVHGIDPYPESDLHLSGDPSSDTLLAPLTSATVDLLTRKLNWRPDGSYELLNGTVVQSWDFGRTPPESLSELRQILATDRSMKLLVGHGLFDLVTPYFESQILLDQLPPFASAPRVKLVVFPGGHMFYSRDSSRQAFRTEVEAMMK; translated from the coding sequence ATGCAGCTGATCGCACTGTACCGTACTTCTCTTGCACTGATCCTGTTTGCCTGCGGGGTAATTGGGAGCGCGCAAGCCGACGATCCACAGCGGCCCGCCCAGGTCACGATGCGGTCCGGCCAAAAGAGTGGCGCTGGCCAAACGAGTATGCCGTCTGCTGCTGAGCCGCATCGCCTGCCGCCGGACTCCAGCACCGGACACACGCTTGAGCTCCCTGGACGGACGCTTGCCTTCGTCGCGACCGCCGGCTCCATCCGGTTGTTCGACGACAAGGGCGAGCCGCAGGCTGACATCGTCTATACCTCCTATCAGCTCGACGGCACCGATCGCGGCATGCGCCCGGTAACATTCTTTTTCAACGGCGGACCGGGCTCATCATCGGCCTGGCTGCAGCTCGGCAATGCGGGACCGTGGCGGCTGCCGATCAATGCTGACGAGGTCACGCCATCGACATTTCCGGAGGCGAGGCCAAACGCGGAAACGTGGCTCGATTTCACCGATCTGGTGTTTCTCGACCCGGTCGGCACCGGCTACAGCCGTTTCGTGGGGACCAGCGATGACGCGCGCAAGCGGTTCTTCTCCGTTGAGGGCGACGTCAACTCGCTCGCGCTGGTGGTCCGCCGTTGGCTCGAAAAGCATGACCGGCTGTTGTCGCCGAAATACATCGTAGGTGAAAGCTATGGGGGCATTCGCGGGCCAAAGGTTGTGCACCAGTTGCAGATGCGGCAGGGCATAGGTGTCAAGGGGCTGATCATGGTCTCGCCAAGATTCGACTCCAGCCAGTTTGCCCACACGAGCCTGCTGCAGTACGTCGCAAGACTGCCGAGCTATGTCGCTACCCTGCGTGAAGCAGAAGGTCCGGTAAAGCGAGCCGATCTCGCCGACGTGGAAGCTTATGCACGCGGGGAGTATCTGGTCGACCTCATCAAGGGCCAGGCGGACAAGGAAGCAACCATGCGTCTGGCCGATAAGGCTGCGGCGCTGACCGGCATCGACCAAGCGGTGAGTCGCCGGCTCGCGGGCCGCCTCGACCTAGCCGAATTCCGCCGTGAATTCGATCGTAAGAACGGCAAGCTCATCGGCAATTATGACGCCTCGGTGCATGGCATAGATCCATATCCGGAGTCGGATCTTCACCTTTCCGGGGATCCCTCGAGCGATACACTACTGGCGCCTCTGACCAGCGCCACTGTCGATCTCCTGACGCGCAAGCTTAACTGGCGGCCCGACGGCTCCTATGAGCTATTGAACGGCACCGTCGTCCAATCTTGGGACTTCGGCCGCACCCCACCCGAGTCGCTCTCGGAGCTACGCCAAATCCTGGCAACGGATCGGAGCATGAAATTGCTGGTCGGGCACGGCCTGTTTGACCTCGTCACGCCGTATTTCGAATCACAAATCCTGCTCGATCAATTGCCGCCATTTGCCTCGGCTCCGCGCGTCAAACTTGTCGTTTTTCCCGGCGGCCACATGTTCTATTCGCGGGACAGTTCGCGTCAAGCGTTTCGTACAGAGGTCGAAGCGATGATGAAGTAG